A stretch of the Aegilops tauschii subsp. strangulata cultivar AL8/78 chromosome 4, Aet v6.0, whole genome shotgun sequence genome encodes the following:
- the LOC109780746 gene encoding phytanoyl-CoA dioxygenase 1, giving the protein MPPAGSLTADQLSFFEKNGYLVLESFSSAEEVQAMRDRMAQLVDGFDGADSSVFSTKDHRQLKDDYFFKSAENISFFFEEKAFGDDGCLRQPKELSINKVGHALHDHDPVFKKFAFSENISSLFSSLGYKRPAVIQSMYIFKQPGIGGEVVPHQDNTFLYTEPLSCTGLWLALEDATITNGCLWAIPGSHKNGLKRRMIRDENGTHFDRPSPLYDQKEFVPLEMKSGDFVVIHGDLVHQSFENLSPVSRHALSLHVVDMEGCKWSKDNWIQRKTAPEPLYVS; this is encoded by the exons atgccGCCGGCCGGCAGCCTCACCGCCGACCAGCTCAGCTTCTTCGAGAAGAACG GCTACCTGGTGCTGGAGTCGTTCTCGAGCGCGGAGGAGGTTCAGGCGATGCGGGACCGCATGGCCCAGCTCGTCGACGGCTTCGACGGCGCTGACTCCAGTGTCTTCTCCACTAAGGATCAT CGGCAGTTGAAGGACGACTACTTCTTTAAGAGTGCAGAGAATATATCTTTCTTCTTCGAGG AAAAGGCATTTGGAGATGATGGATGCTTGAGACAGCCAAAGGAACTTTCAATCAATAAAGTTGGGCATG CACTGCATGACCATGACCCTGTGTTCAAAAAGTTTGCTTTCTCGGAGAATATTTCTAGCCTGTTCTCTTCTTTAGGTTACAAGAGACCTGCGGTTATTCAATCTATGTACATCTTTAAG CAACCGGGCATTGGTGGCGAGGTGGTGCCACACCAGGATAATACATTCCTCTATacagagcccctatcatgcacagGATTGTGGCTTGCACTTGAAGATGCAACAATTACCAACGGTTGCCTATGGGCAATTCCCGGATCACATAAAA ACGGTCTAAAAAGGCGAATGATCAGAGATGAAAATGGTACTCATTTTGATCGCCCCTCCCCACTTTATGACCAGAAAGAGTTTGTACCACTGGAAATGAAATCAGGTGACTTCGTTGTTATTCACGGCGATCTTGTACATCAGAG CTTCGAGAACCTTTCTCCAGTGTCAAGACATGCACTGAGCTTACATGTAGTTGACATGGAAGGATGTAAATGGTCCAAGGACAACTG GATACAGAGGAAAACTGCGCCTGAACCGCTCTATGTGTCTTAG
- the LOC109780742 gene encoding phospholipase A2 homolog 3 translates to MAHGRGSSRRLHARLLAVVGLLACAAVAPRSSALNVGLQTLDADGDGASKQQACSRTCESDHCTTAPFLRYGKYCGILYSGCPGERPCDPLDACCMHHDNCVLVKNDYLSTECNEGLLECLAELRAGTGTFEGNKCMIDEVIDVITVVIEAAVVAGRVLHKP, encoded by the exons ATGGCGCATGGCAGAGGCAGCTCCCGGCGGCTGCATGCGCGTCTACTGGCGGTGGTCGGGCTCCTCGCCTGCGCCGCCGTCGCGCCGCGCTCCTCGGCGCTCAACGTCGGCCTCCAGACCCTCGAcgccgacggcgacggcgcg AGCAAGCAGCAGGCGTGCAGCCGCACGTGCGAGTCCGACCACTGCACGA CGGCGCCCTTCCTCCGGTACGGCAAGTACTGCGGCATCCTCTACAGCGGGTGCCCCGGCGAGCGGCCGTGCGACCCCCTCGACGCCTGCTGCATGCACCACGACAACTGCGTCCTCGTCAAGA ATGACTACCTGAGCACGGAGTGCAACGAGGGCCTGCTGGAGTGCCTGGCGGAGCTGCGGGCCGGCACGGGCACGTTCGAGGGAAACAAGTGCATGATCGACGAGGTCATTGACGTGATCACCGTCGTCATCGAGGCCGCCGTCGTCGCCGGCCGGGTCCTGCACAAGCCCTAG
- the LOC120962312 gene encoding uncharacterized protein — translation MCNGSCKTPGLGRWSGGVYSMVWPANTSQLDIGKYPERVYIRSLASFSGIFARRLRMPLSFVFSWHILSVQMLELCGIRRLDDPEGSVLFLLGISRKVAWQPPNSYPEFLGYQLTYLRSRDSFPMYMNDTFWFGHE, via the exons ATGTGTAACGGGTCGTGCAAGACACCTGGACTAGGACGGTGGTCAGGTGGAGTATACTCAATG GTTTGGCCAGCCAATACGAGTCAATTGGACATAGGAAAGTACCCAGAGAGAgtatacatcag GTCTTTAGCATCTTTTTCGGGGATCTTTGCCCGGAGGTTACGGATGCcactttcttttgttttttcttggCATATTCTGTCTGTTC AGATGCTAGAATTATGTGGGATCAGAAGACTGGACGATCCAGAGGGTTCGGTTTTGTTTCTTTTAGGAATCAGCAG GAAAGTGGCTTGGCAACCGCCAAATTCGTACCCTGAGTTTTTAGGTTATCAGTTGACCTATCTTAGGAGTAGAGATTCTTTCCCGATGTACATGAATGACACTTTCTGGTTTGGCCATGAATAA